gtttctagcgAGGCCTGGcggggatcagttcttggccatgtgctatttaacatttttatcactgacctggaagaaaacataaaatcaccacaGACAGAGTTTTCAAGTAACACtgaaattgggggagtggtaaataatgaagaggaaatATTGCTGATACAGAgaaatctggatcacttggtaaactgggcgcaagcaaacaatatgctttaatacagctaaatgtaaatgtatacatctaggaatataaaatgtaggccatacttacaggatgggggactctatcctgagaaACTGTGACTCTGAGAAAGATGTGGGGGTTAATCAGCTGCATATgtgctcccaatgtgatgctgtggccaaaaggctaatgcaagccttggatgcataaagaggagaatcttgaataggagtagaggttattttatctctacaTTTGGCATTAGTGTGACCGCTGCTAGAATACTCtcttcagttctggtgtccacaattcaagaaggatgtcgataaattggagggggttcggaaaagagccacaagaatgattaaaggattagaaaacataccttacAGTTCTGTGACGAGTATAATGCAAGACGTCAGACTAGATCTTCAGAATGGTttcttctgtccttggaatcgatgaaaatgtgacctgagtgcaaCCTAAAAGCTCTGAAAGCAGAAGTCAAAAAGAAAGGAAGTAAAAAtgtattatgtttttaaaatctcatggatTTTTAAGACAATTATGATTTTGGGATACCTGATTCGCtattttgaatgcttgaggttaGGAATACAGGGGGtcaagtttttatttaaatagttttttggCACATTTAAACAAAATCTAAAGAAAGGCACTTGGGTGTTAGAGGTCTCTTTTTACCCAATTGTATACAATTAAAAATCACaccaaatgaacaaaaaaaaatacagtcaTCCAGACCTTGGAGAATCATCCAGCCAAGGAAGCATTTCCCCAGTCAGGAGGGCCCTTTTGATAAATGTTCACCTACTCTCTGAGTCAAAACACAAATATCTCATTTTCTCTTGTGATCTGagcaaagggagaaaagcagTTGTGGCTGCTAAGCCAGTGGCTGGCTAATCCCTTCATTTTTGGGTTTTTATCAACTAAGTCAACAATGTTTCTTTCTAAGAATTTTACAGCATGGGAAGTTAATTTCTCCTATGCCATTTCTAGCAGAGGAATCCAGTTGGTCAAAGAACTCTGTCAGTGCTAAGtaacttgttttcctttttttttttaaaccctcttcTCTGTGTTAATTGCACTGGCAAGGTTTTAGTAGTTCTAAGGCTTTCTCTAAAGAGAAGTAACATGTGTGactattttctttcctctcctttcttcatCTAGAGCTGTGCCCTAGAAGCAAGCTATCTTATGCTGCTATCAGAAACTAATGATGCAATGCAGGTTCTCTCATTCTGGGTAGGAGTGGAGTAGTGGTTGTAAGGAGCTGAGGCACCTTTCTgcgtgtgtggggtggggaggagagagaggagaggagaaggggacaGACCGAGACCCTTTTCCCAGTTCATGCTGGGGATGAAGGGGTTGTAAGTGTAAGGGAAATGAGGTTACTCTCCCAGTTCATGTTGTGGGCCAGGGACAGTGGGTGTGAGGGATTGTAACTAAATGCAAAGTGGGTTCTGTTCAGTTTCTAAATTTGTGACATGTCAGATAGAAAGTTCAACTGGTTTTTTTAAGTCAGATTTTTcttactacagtagaacctcagagttacaaataccTTTGGAATGTTgcttgtttgtaactctgaaatgttcataactctgaacaaaatgttatggtttctctttcaaaagtttacaactgaacttcgacttaatatagctttgaaactttactatccAGAAGAAAAATGATGCTTTTGACCGtcttaatgtaaatgaaacaagcacagaaacagttttcttaccttgtcaaatctctttttaaaagctttccctttattttttcggtagtttacattttacataataccaaaaaaaaaaaaaaaagaaagaaagaaaagaaaaaaaaagggcaaatacagtacagtatctGCTACTACCTGATTGTGTATtttcggttccaaatgaggtgtgtggttgaccagtcagttcctaattctggtgttcgtaactctgaggttctactgtacaccAGGTACACCAGGTACAGCATGTACAGAAAGATGGTGCTCACCAACCAATTTGGAGGCCAGTCTGCAGCTCACCCTGACCCACATGGGTTATAAGGCtatataaaaaaatcactttttaaaaaaaaaaatctcattttaccCTTGTGGTTAGTTACATACCTAACATCATCCAATCACTGTCACCTTTGCAGTCCAGATAGCATTGGTTCCAAGTTTCCAACTTAACGTATGTACAAAGGTACATATATTTTGGCCTGATTAACAAGACAATACTAGGTTATGTAGCTAGCTGCATAATACTTTTTAACCTgaaatagaacctcagagttatggacacccCAGGAATGGAGatgttcataattctgaacaaaatgcaGTTTGGGCTCAcgctccagctgcagctccctcCTCAGGACCAGCAGCTTCCTTGCAGGCAGCTTCTTTCCTGAGGTCAGTCGGACTGAGTTTGCAAGCTTATCCCCCTCCGGGccaggggtgaggtggggggtggaAACAGCGTATCCCCCTCTGGGGCAGAGGAGAGCAGGGTGGAAACAATGCATCCCCCTCCgggccatgggggaagagggggggatgGAAACGGCGCCCACGGCTTACAGGAAAGCAGCGCAGACCTGAGTACTGCTCCTGTTCTACTGGCTTGGGCTCTCGTGGTCTGGCAATGCAGTACCTCCTAGCTGTAACTGGCTGCCCCGggggggacaggcagcccagatgtgcctacaTTTAAGATCCACAAtacagtatttgttttatttatttatttttttggtctccactgctgcctgattgttTACTTCTGGTTCCAGATGATGCGTGGTTGACCTgtcagtccataactctggtatttgtatctttgaggttctaccgTATCATTTCATGTTGTGCTGAAACATCCTATGCATCATCCATTCTGTAATACAAAGCTCATCTGTTGATACTGTTCCACTATTTCTCTTTGTTGTGGCTTCCATTATCACttcataataataaatagcaataacAGTAGCTTCATATCCCCTTTGCTTATTTAGGCCCCCGTGAATACAGAGCCATGTTGGAGAATAGGGCCCTACTCCGGTGTCACCAGAAAGTCCCCTAAAAAGAGCCAGGTGTGATACAGCTATGTAGACTCCTGCGCTGCTGGGGACGACCATTTCCTCAGCTCATGCACCAGGTAGCACAGTTGATGTCGGGCTGTGGCCCCTTTCCTGGTTCATGCATGCATatgggggggaggtgtgtgtgtgtgtgtagagggttCAAGGGAGTTCAGCCCCCTTTCCCAGTTCATCGAGGGGAGCAATGAGTGGAAGGGGACAGAAGTCCCTTTTCTGGTTCCTAGGGGGAGGTTCCAGTTCATGGGAGCGGCAGAGATCAGGTGATCCCAGGGGATCAGGGGATTCCGGGGCTCAGGCCCCTGTCCAgttcatgggggggtgggggggaccggGGGTAAGCACTCGCTCCTAAGGCCTAGGAGGGCAGGGCCCGCGGTAGGGCGGGCTCCCGCTTGTGCCTCCGGGCGATTTTCACAAGCTCCCGAAACTGGCACCAGCCCTTCTGCCGGGTGCCGCCCCGCGCCCTGCTAACCCTGGCCGGGACCCAGCGGCGCTGGAGACAAAGCGGAGCGCGGAGCTCAGAGCCGGAGCCAGGTGAGCTGCAGGGATCCTTGAGCGCGGGGGACTCTCGGTCCCGGGGGACACGTGTGGGGACGGGCGGGCTCCACGCGGCGGCTGCTCCCCTGAGGCGAGCGCGCCCAACGCAGCGTGACAGCGGCCCGCGCAGCAGCCGCGGGCTTCCCGTTCCCCCGGCTGCGGCGCAGCCTCTGCCCTGCGCGGCCGCCTCCCTCCGCCTTGTGCCCTGCGCCGTGGTGCGGCTCGCGCCGCTACAGCAGTTCCTTTAGTTtagtttgtgcatttgacagaaGGGGGCTGAGCCAGGGGCAACAAACAAAACTGACGCTGAGAAGCAGGGGAAGCTTGTGTAGGAAGAGAGGTTGGGAAGATTGGGACTGTTAGAGATGGAGGCAAAAGAGGCGATAGTTTGCTAAGCTTCTGtcaacacggacacacacaagTTAGACGTTTATATAAATTCAGGGAACATCTGCAGGAAGATTaggtaatatttaagaaaaatggAAGTGATCAGCTCTTAGTCTTCAGGGATTAACTAACTTCTAATTGATGGGCACTAGATTACCGGAATGATGGGTGTTCTGTGTAGAGTTTAAAGAGAACAGAATAGGAGCAGGTATTTCATAAATGCCCACTTCAGCGTTTCTTGCATCTTGTAATGGCCACTgacagagacaggtttcagagtaacagcctgttagtctgtattcgcaaaaagaaaaggaggacttgtggcaccttagagactaaccaatttatttgagcataagccttcgtgagctacagctcatttcatcggatgcatactgtggaattcCAcccagcccttgaggaattccaccatgatttcaacaatttccatcccaccatcaacctcagcctggtccagtccacacaagagatccacttcctggacactacggtgctaataaacgatggtcacataaacatcaccctataccggaaacctactgaccgctattcctacctacatgcctccagctttcaccctgaccacaccacacgatccattgtctacagccaagctctgtgatacaaccgcatttgctccaacccctcagacagagacaaacacctacaagatttctatcaagcattctacaactacaatacccacctgcagaagtgaagaaacagattgatagagccagaagagttcccagaagtcacctactacaggacaggcctaacaaagaaaataacagaataacGGCCACtacccgtcaccttcagccccccactaaaacccctccaacgcattatcaaggatctacaaaactatcctgaaggatgacccaacactctcacaaatcttgggagacaggccagtccttgcctacagacagccccccagcctgaagcgaatactcaccagcaaccacacaccacacaacagaaccactaactcaggaacctatccttgcaacaaagcccgttgctaactgtgcccacatatctattcaggggacaccatcacagtgttgccggcacccagtgccgagaggctaaacaacagcttgagttggttcgttacccggtgtgctacacccaataatcacaacggggtggagaagcagaaaagtttatttgcagctgcaaaaaggtacagggagaataaaatctcaaatcctgcacaacagagcaggaagttaccagcatacttatccaatagcaagctgctccaagtatccatatagccagccaatccagttcccagctagttccctgattctctgtatcatttgttaaactatacataaagctgctttattcagcattgttcttccatatctcccctgtttggccttgcttagtttcaggcagtctgactctgcaacatactgttgcagattctcagcataactgctgtgtgtgcctctaggcggggggggccaaggacacttgggcctagcacgcagagctgctgcgagtgcctccaggcaggaggaggggggccaaggacaccggggcctagtgcgagggggcttcatcgacactcgtggtcttccatcccctcgagttacctagtggccatgccccagtgttcccaacaactcccccctttgagaacactcaacagccttggctctgagttttctcacttgggctacttatttctttacaatatgactttgcataagcactttgtgatagccctgaagagaatgacttattaactttcgcaaaagggccctaacacatgataccgcacagcataataccagtaatacaagcaatacaggaaaaagaaatttcaatagcaggctaaataaaccaccaagccaagatgaCAAACCCcaacctgaaaacaaggtttgcaaccaatcgttctctggggcagtataggcaacctgtgctccggctcgggcatgggcctcagcctgtaccaccttttcatagatctcataactgctatcatttacatatacacaacatcggggcccgatgagggcacaaacccctccttgggatgccaagagatagtccaaagccagcctgttttggagggaaaacgtcctgagctgctgtacctctttatttaatgtttttactgctgaccctaaatcactaaccgagtcctctaactctaaggccactttctcaagtaccatctgcagccttacagtatagcggcctatgcatgccagggctggcccggtaaacagtggcgctattcccagtacagagcaccctaccagcttctcggttgtgaggggattcttcatattgccctccaatgccttagtcagtcgccgcagggtcttttctcgtgactcaacagaggtgtctcgggcatttctaatctttcctttgggcagtgtggcagttatggaaagatgaggaactccatgagctatataacagctacctgtccagttggctggcagcaccttgtaagcctttcggccacatacaaaagagtgaccctgtagggcccagtaaggactgtttcttaaggggattcctgggatatttaaggctgctttttcAAACaggtcatatgcccctaggggggcatcccatcctcctgattgggtacaagtgggggcatttctaattgtcccgttcaaattacactcgccatagggaccactacaaacccaccattggcttgctacattggagatattaactgtacggcaagttacatttccaaaccccttttttgtggtaggattatttgtaagtgtctccctaaaaggggaggaaccactacacccacactgttggcctcccctgttggtttttatccaatacccatcagcccactgtgtaataacacaggagctctttcccacaggatgcccatagggatcagattggtttcgggtaaaacataacactccctcagtgagtactgcaactgaatactcctggtcctgataggtggcttgctgtaaagagatcttgttccagaacggtgagttcgTTCTTTCCTGCTTTCTGGTGGTGGCTAATtttgctagggtcaagggcagcatgtcaaggggcattcccgtcttgggggatagtggagttggagcacatacccagcaatcagtctggtttgttaaagtagcaacatggtgcgcaagcaaaacaaaggagttatgctcccgatatgcacagtttggaaataccaatacaaagaataacaatgttacccaattaattattaccaaagtcttcccaacccaaggtctccaatacctgggtgggcccattttagcattaaggtgcccgctatttgtgtcttttaaacagtagctttagcccgagatcgtcactagatgaggagtcagcaggttggacggtccactgttctgctgacgagggggcaggtactgccttcagacgagagtgatggatccagttcttgtggccctcgatctttgccgctgtatgggaggtcagcaggacggtatagggtcctttccacttttcctggagaggctcgtctttccaggtgcgaacaagcacagagtcaccgggctgtaaggagtgaatgggagagtccaaggggagaggctgggaatccttggtatacctgtgaagagacaagagaacagcagacagggaacacatatactgtgacaaaaaaacattacccaactcccattcccctgacagaaccagggtgccattcataggccatgcccttccaaacataatttcaaagggactgagccctaatctaccctttgggagaacgcggatacggagtaggacgaggggcaaagcatcaggccatcgcagtgaggcttcttggcacacttttgagagatgccgtttaagggtctgattggtacgctccactacaccactggcttgcggtctccagggcgtatggagtttccaggggatctgtaaggcatgtgagatgctttgaatgatttttgacgtgaagtgtgtcccattgtcagattccatccacagggggagtccaaagcgaggaatgagctccttaacaaacttgagggccactatcctggcagtgcagttacggcatgggaaggcttctggccatccgctgaaccgatccactataacaaggagatatttgaacccttgggtccggggaaactcagtaaagtctatttgccacacttgtccggggcccggagtgggttctagggcagctggtggcacaggatgtcccggtcaggggttattcttttggcagactaagcagtccgcttgtacctgggcagccaggggtcggagtccggaagtgataaagtattttcccattagctggataagtgtttccctgccagcatgagtggtttgatgtagtttctgcagcactggccggattaggccctttggtaagaggaccttcccttctggggaatggagccatccctccttttcccggagacagagtttgtcagttagctgtctctcctccccagagtactgaggggttggaagctcccctactgatgggataagggcatgcatatgggcgttctcagcctgaggggatggcagggtggcagcatgcttagcctctctatctgcccgggcgttacctctggccacatcttgatcctccctttgatgggctttacagtgtaccaccgccacttccgaggggagttgtacggcttctaggagccggaggatttggggcccgtacttgactggggagccttgggctgtcagcattcccctttgcttccataggccagcatgagcatgcagcacaccaaaagcatactttgaatcagtaaaaatgttgacctgctttccttttgacagttcaagtgcgcgggtcagggctattagttcggcaagctgggcagaggtcccagcaggcaaaccttcagcttccacagtgtcatggagggtcacaacagcataacccgccctcctttgcccatctattacagtactgctaccatcagtgtaccactcatgatctgcatttgggagaggtacatcctttaaatccggacggctggagtactggacatctatgatctctaaacagtcatgtttctgttcctctgtttctggcaagagagtggctgggttaagggaggggcaaggctgtagggtgacttcagagttctctaacagcttagcctggtaccgagcaatccgagcctgggtgagccaaagccctccctttgcatccaataaggctcggaccatatggggagtatagatttgcataacccctccca
Above is a window of Caretta caretta isolate rCarCar2 chromosome 2, rCarCar1.hap1, whole genome shotgun sequence DNA encoding:
- the LOC125632457 gene encoding uncharacterized protein LOC125632457, encoding MGPPRYWRPWVGKTLVIINWVTLLFFVLVFPNCAYREHNSFVLLAHHVATLTNQTDCWVCAPTPLSPKTGMPLDMLPLTLAKLATTRKQERTNSPFWNKISLQQATYQDQEYSVAVLTEGVLCFTRNQSDPYGHPVGKSSCVITQWADGYWIKTNRGGQQCGCSGSSPFRETLTNNPTTKKGFGNVTCRTVNISNVASQWWVCSGPYGECNLNGTIRNAPTCTQSGGWDAPLGAYDLFEKAALNIPGIPLRNSPYWALQGHSFVCGRKAYKVLPANWTGSCYIAHGVPHLSITATLPKGKIRNARDTSVESREKTLRRLTKALEGNMKNPLTTEKLVGCSVLGIAPLFTGPALACIGRYTVRLQMVLEKVALELEDSVSDLGSAVKTLNKEVQQLRTFSLQNRLALDYLLASQGGVCALIGPRCCVYVNDSSYEIYEKVVQAEAHARAGAQVAYTAPENDWLQTLFSGWGLSSWLGGLFSLLLKFLFPVLLVLLVLCCAVSCVRALLRKLISHSLQGYHKVLMQSHIVKK